From a single Mycobacteriales bacterium genomic region:
- a CDS encoding phage holin family protein, which produces MRLLAKFLVIAAAVWIVAAVVPGVVVQEGVESYLLIALIFAVVNLLVRPVLKLLAFPLLLLTLGLFLIVINAAMLGLTALLTDRLSIDGVGPAVLASLVISAVTWAGDNLLGLKKG; this is translated from the coding sequence GTGCGCCTCCTCGCGAAGTTCCTCGTCATCGCCGCCGCCGTCTGGATCGTGGCGGCCGTCGTGCCCGGCGTCGTCGTCCAGGAGGGCGTCGAGAGCTACCTGCTCATCGCGCTCATCTTCGCGGTGGTCAACCTGCTGGTGCGGCCGGTACTGAAGCTGCTGGCCTTCCCCTTGCTGCTGCTGACGCTGGGGCTGTTCCTCATCGTCATCAACGCCGCCATGCTCGGGCTGACCGCGCTGCTCACCGACCGGCTGTCGATCGACGGTGTCGGGCCGGCGGTCCTTGCCTCGCTGGTCATCAGCGCGGTGACCTGGGCCGGGGACAACCTGCTGGGGTTGAAGAAGGGCTGA
- the ligD gene encoding non-homologous end-joining DNA ligase: MASPFVELEIDTPSGPRTVKVTNPEKTYFSGLPEGRGRKLDLVEYYLAVADGVVRGLRERPTVMKRHPGGAQSEAIYQKRVPDNRPPWIETVTVAFPSGRSATELCPVDVAHVAWAANSGCLDFHPWPSRRGDVERPDELRIDLDPMPGSGWPEVVEIALELRALFDELDLVGFPKTSGSKGVHVYVRIRPDWSFTDVRHAAIAVARELERRRPDLATAQWWKEQRGERVFVDFNRMARDQTIASAYSVRARPQATVSAPVTWDELMACEIADFDIWTVRDRVAALGDVHAAIDDIAHDLAPLLELYDRQGEGEAPYPPQFAKQEGEPLRVQPSRAKKRG; encoded by the coding sequence ATGGCGTCCCCGTTCGTCGAACTCGAGATCGACACCCCCTCCGGCCCGAGGACGGTCAAGGTCACCAATCCCGAGAAGACCTACTTCTCGGGCCTGCCGGAGGGCCGCGGCCGCAAGCTCGACCTGGTCGAGTACTACCTGGCGGTCGCGGACGGCGTGGTCCGAGGGCTGCGCGAGCGTCCCACCGTGATGAAGCGGCACCCTGGCGGGGCGCAGAGCGAGGCGATCTACCAGAAGCGGGTCCCGGACAACCGGCCGCCGTGGATCGAGACCGTGACCGTCGCGTTCCCGAGCGGGCGGTCGGCGACCGAGCTGTGCCCGGTCGACGTCGCGCACGTCGCCTGGGCCGCCAACAGCGGCTGCCTGGACTTCCATCCCTGGCCCTCGCGGCGCGGGGATGTCGAGCGGCCCGACGAGCTGCGCATCGACCTCGACCCGATGCCGGGCAGCGGGTGGCCGGAGGTGGTCGAGATCGCGCTCGAGCTGCGGGCGCTGTTCGACGAGCTGGACCTCGTCGGCTTCCCGAAGACGAGCGGCAGCAAGGGGGTGCACGTCTACGTCCGGATCCGGCCGGACTGGAGCTTCACCGACGTGCGGCACGCCGCGATCGCGGTGGCCCGTGAGCTCGAGCGCCGCCGGCCCGACCTGGCCACCGCGCAGTGGTGGAAGGAGCAGCGCGGGGAGCGGGTCTTCGTCGACTTCAACCGGATGGCACGGGACCAGACCATCGCCTCGGCGTACAGCGTCCGGGCCCGTCCCCAGGCGACGGTGAGCGCGCCGGTGACCTGGGACGAGCTGATGGCCTGCGAGATCGCCGACTTCGACATCTGGACCGTGCGCGACCGGGTCGCCGCCCTCGGGGACGTGCACGCCGCCATCGACGACATCGCGCACGACCTGGCGCCGTTGCTCGAGCTCTACGACCGGCAGGGCGAGGGCGAGGCGCCGTACCCGCCGCAGTTCGCGAAGCAGGAAGGCGAGCCGCTGCGGGTCCAGCCCAGCCGCGCGAAAAAACGCGGCTAG
- the hemG gene encoding protoporphyrinogen oxidase — protein MHVVVVGGGISGLAAAVEAARLGARVTVLEGSARLGGKVAVSKVGGVAVDEGADAMLTRVPDGIALARDAGLAAELVAPASGQAFVWSRGALRPLPTGTLLGLPTDLAALARSGLLSGCGLNRVPLDLVLPGRPVDADVSVGDLVARRFGREIVERLVDPLLGGVYAGRAHDLSLRATLPQLAAPAARHRSLLLAARAARAATPQTDGPLFTSLPGGLGRLPGAVAAASGAEIRLRATVRELSRTPRGWRLILGSAASPEQLEADAVVLAVPAAPASRLLTGTVPTAAAELARIEYASVAIVTLVLDGPVSGATGSGYLVPAVEGRTTKAVTFSSRKWAHLAGPRSVVRASVGRAGETADLQRPDDELVRIVLAELAETVGPLPRLVDSRVTRWGGGLPQYAVGHPDLVRRVREAVAQHEGLAVAGAAYDGVGVPACARSGREAAGVALAHNGAHDRDPG, from the coding sequence GGCGTCGCCGTCGACGAGGGCGCCGACGCCATGCTCACCCGCGTCCCCGATGGGATCGCCCTGGCCCGCGACGCCGGGCTCGCCGCCGAGCTCGTCGCCCCCGCCTCCGGGCAGGCCTTCGTGTGGAGCCGCGGGGCCCTGCGGCCGCTGCCGACCGGGACGCTCCTCGGCCTGCCCACAGACCTCGCGGCGCTCGCCCGCAGCGGGCTGCTGTCCGGCTGCGGCCTGAACCGCGTACCGCTGGACCTCGTCCTCCCGGGCCGGCCGGTCGACGCGGACGTCAGCGTCGGCGACCTCGTCGCCCGCCGCTTCGGCCGTGAGATCGTCGAGCGCCTGGTCGACCCGCTGCTCGGCGGCGTCTACGCCGGTCGGGCGCACGACCTGTCCCTGCGCGCCACCCTGCCTCAGCTCGCCGCCCCAGCCGCTCGCCACCGCAGCCTGCTGCTGGCGGCCCGCGCCGCGCGCGCCGCCACACCGCAGACCGACGGGCCGTTGTTCACCAGCCTGCCCGGCGGGCTCGGCCGGCTGCCGGGTGCGGTCGCCGCCGCCTCCGGCGCCGAGATCCGCCTGCGCGCCACCGTCCGCGAGCTCAGCCGCACGCCCCGCGGCTGGCGCCTGATCCTGGGCTCCGCCGCGTCGCCCGAGCAGCTCGAGGCCGACGCCGTGGTGCTCGCCGTCCCTGCCGCACCCGCCTCGCGGCTGCTCACCGGCACCGTCCCGACGGCCGCCGCCGAGCTGGCCCGGATCGAGTACGCCTCCGTCGCGATCGTCACCCTCGTACTCGACGGCCCGGTGAGCGGCGCCACCGGCAGCGGCTACCTCGTGCCCGCAGTGGAGGGACGCACGACCAAGGCGGTCACCTTCTCGAGCCGCAAGTGGGCGCACCTGGCCGGACCGCGGTCCGTGGTCCGCGCCAGCGTCGGTCGCGCGGGGGAGACCGCCGACCTGCAGCGGCCGGACGACGAGCTGGTACGGATCGTGCTGGCCGAGCTCGCTGAGACGGTCGGCCCGTTGCCGCGTCTGGTCGACAGCCGGGTCACGCGCTGGGGCGGCGGGCTGCCGCAGTACGCCGTCGGCCACCCCGACCTGGTCCGTCGCGTCCGCGAGGCAGTCGCACAGCACGAAGGGCTCGCCGTGGCGGGCGCGGCGTACGACGGCGTCGGTGTGCCGGCGTGTGCCCGCAGCGGCCGCGAGGCAGCGGGCGTGGCGCTGGCGCACAATGGAGCGCATGACCGAGACCCGGGATGA
- a CDS encoding acyl-CoA thioesterase II: protein MTDTGDQTPLDQLVDLLDLERIEVDIFRGKQPTASLQRVFGGQVAGQALVAAGRTVPVDRPVHSLHAYFLRPGDPSIPIVYEVDRIRDGRSFTTRRVVGIQHGKPIFNLSASFQLVETGFEHASTMPEVPEPESLSTLSDRMRPYADELDGWYLRPRPIDVRYVGDPPRVAKDSGSRQPSSQVWMRADGTLPDDPLLHVCAVTFASDMTLLDSTLLNHGLAWGTGDVLGASLDHAMWFHRPFRADQWWLYDQESPWAGAARGLARGSIYTRDGQLAVSVVQEGLLRIPTR from the coding sequence GTGACGGACACCGGGGACCAGACACCGCTCGACCAGTTGGTCGACCTGCTCGACCTCGAGCGCATCGAGGTCGACATCTTCCGTGGCAAGCAACCGACCGCATCCTTGCAGCGCGTCTTCGGTGGCCAGGTGGCAGGTCAGGCACTGGTCGCGGCTGGGCGTACCGTGCCGGTCGATCGGCCGGTGCACAGCCTGCACGCCTACTTCCTGCGCCCGGGCGACCCGAGCATCCCGATCGTCTACGAGGTGGACCGGATCCGGGACGGCCGCAGCTTCACCACCCGCCGGGTCGTCGGGATCCAGCACGGCAAGCCGATCTTCAACCTGTCCGCGTCGTTCCAGCTCGTCGAGACGGGATTCGAGCATGCGTCGACGATGCCGGAGGTGCCAGAGCCCGAGAGCCTGAGCACGCTGTCGGACCGGATGCGCCCGTACGCCGACGAGCTCGACGGCTGGTACCTGCGTCCGCGGCCGATCGACGTCCGCTACGTCGGGGACCCGCCGCGGGTGGCCAAGGACAGCGGCTCCCGCCAGCCGAGCTCGCAGGTGTGGATGCGCGCCGACGGCACGCTGCCCGACGATCCGCTGCTGCACGTCTGCGCGGTGACCTTTGCCAGCGACATGACGCTGCTGGACTCGACGCTGCTCAACCATGGTCTGGCCTGGGGCACCGGCGACGTCCTCGGCGCGAGCCTGGACCACGCGATGTGGTTCCACCGGCCCTTTCGCGCCGACCAGTGGTGGCTGTACGACCAGGAGTCGCCATGGGCCGGGGCCGCCCGCGGGCTGGCACGGGGCAGCATCTACACCCGGGACGGCCAGCTCGCCGTGAGCGTCGTGCAGGAGGGCTTGCTGCGCATCCCGACCCGCTAG
- the hemQ gene encoding hydrogen peroxide-dependent heme synthase, with protein MTETRDESTKARELNDQLLYTMYAVFKATTPLPEDRSALAEDAQQFLDAALQKDVYTRGTYDIAGFKGDADVLVWWTCPEVDVLQDTYNRFRQSALGRHLSPVWSSIGIHRPAEFNRNHIPAYVRREDPRKYVCVYPFNRSLEWYLLPDYERKGMLAEHGIQGREYEDVRANTVAAFGLGDYEWLLAFEADSMHRITDCLRHLRTSRARLHTKLETPFWSGIRKPVADIVTALP; from the coding sequence ATGACCGAGACCCGGGATGAGTCCACCAAGGCACGCGAGCTGAACGACCAGCTGCTGTACACGATGTACGCCGTGTTCAAGGCGACGACGCCGCTGCCGGAGGACCGCTCGGCGCTCGCCGAGGACGCGCAGCAGTTCCTCGACGCCGCGCTGCAGAAGGACGTCTACACCCGCGGGACCTACGACATCGCGGGCTTCAAGGGCGACGCCGACGTGCTGGTCTGGTGGACCTGCCCGGAGGTCGACGTCCTGCAGGACACCTACAACCGCTTCCGGCAGAGCGCCCTGGGCCGACACCTGTCGCCGGTCTGGTCGAGCATCGGGATCCACCGCCCGGCGGAGTTCAACCGCAACCACATCCCGGCGTACGTCCGGCGGGAGGACCCGCGCAAGTACGTCTGCGTCTACCCGTTCAACCGCTCGCTGGAGTGGTACCTGCTCCCCGACTACGAGCGCAAGGGCATGCTCGCCGAACACGGGATCCAGGGCAGGGAGTACGAAGACGTGCGCGCCAACACCGTGGCGGCCTTCGGGCTCGGCGACTACGAGTGGCTGCTGGCCTTCGAGGCCGACTCGATGCACCGGATCACCGACTGCCTGCGCCACCTGCGCACCTCGCGGGCGCGGCTGCACACCAAGCTGGAGACGCCGTTCTGGTCCGGCATCCGCAAGCCGGTCGCCGACATCGTGACGGCGCTCCCGTAG
- a CDS encoding PIN domain-containing protein, whose amino-acid sequence MDTSILVGFEQRRLIQEQVPSHAGISVLTLEELWLGVLTAEPQALADRRATYDVAARSLPALPVDGPVALACGDIRADGRRRGVRYAPVDSLIAATARVHGLPLYTQDAGMAGMIGVDVRVV is encoded by the coding sequence TTGGACACCAGCATCCTCGTCGGGTTCGAGCAGCGCCGGCTGATCCAGGAGCAGGTGCCGTCCCATGCCGGCATCTCGGTGCTCACCCTGGAGGAGCTGTGGTTGGGCGTCCTGACGGCAGAGCCGCAGGCCCTGGCAGATCGACGTGCGACCTACGACGTCGCCGCGCGCAGCTTGCCGGCCCTGCCGGTGGACGGCCCCGTAGCGCTTGCCTGCGGGGACATCCGCGCCGACGGTCGGCGCCGTGGCGTGCGCTACGCCCCGGTGGACTCCCTGATAGCCGCGACCGCCCGGGTGCACGGCCTTCCGCTCTACACCCAGGACGCCGGCATGGCCGGCATGATCGGCGTCGACGTGCGGGTCGTCTGA
- a CDS encoding type II toxin-antitoxin system prevent-host-death family antitoxin, protein MATTIPQRQLRNDVSAVLRRVEAGEEFVVTVSGRPVAELRPVEARRPGSVAAFVAGLAERPPPTPAAVAALQRVDEQIREMRSDGADDDPWTSP, encoded by the coding sequence GTGGCCACGACGATCCCGCAGCGGCAGCTGCGCAACGACGTCAGCGCAGTGCTGCGCCGCGTCGAGGCGGGCGAGGAGTTCGTCGTCACCGTCTCTGGCCGGCCGGTGGCCGAGCTGCGCCCGGTCGAGGCCCGGCGTCCGGGCTCGGTGGCCGCCTTCGTCGCCGGGCTGGCCGAGCGGCCACCGCCGACACCGGCAGCCGTGGCGGCGCTCCAGCGGGTGGACGAACAGATCCGCGAGATGCGCTCGGACGGCGCTGACGACGACCCCTGGACCTCACCCTGA
- the msrB gene encoding peptide-methionine (R)-S-oxide reductase MsrB codes for MTYQVTKDDEQWRAELTPQEYTVLRQAGTERPSTGEYNDTTTEGVYSCRACGNELFRSDTKFDSHCGWPSFYSPQAGDAVELREDRSLGTVRTEVLCARCGSHLGHVFDDAPPTPTVDGRQTQRSDWKQPAGLEDGALRYCMNSVSLRLAPAEERG; via the coding sequence ATGACCTACCAGGTGACCAAGGACGACGAGCAGTGGCGGGCCGAGTTGACTCCGCAGGAGTACACCGTGCTGCGCCAGGCCGGCACGGAACGGCCGTCCACCGGCGAGTACAACGACACCACGACCGAGGGCGTCTACTCCTGCCGGGCCTGCGGCAACGAGCTGTTCCGCAGCGACACGAAGTTCGACTCGCACTGCGGCTGGCCGAGCTTCTACTCGCCGCAGGCCGGCGACGCGGTCGAGCTGCGGGAGGACCGGTCGCTCGGCACGGTGCGCACGGAGGTGCTGTGCGCGCGGTGCGGCAGCCACCTCGGCCACGTCTTCGACGACGCGCCGCCGACCCCCACCGTGGACGGCCGTCAGACGCAGCGTTCCGACTGGAAGCAGCCTGCGGGGCTGGAGGACGGCGCGCTGCGCTACTGCATGAACAGCGTGAGCCTGCGGCTCGCGCCTGCCGAGGAGCGCGGGTAG